One genomic region from Streptomyces sp. NBC_01304 encodes:
- a CDS encoding SgcJ/EcaC family oxidoreductase: MNAMTAKTKKIVKRSALIAAAVLALGAGGGYLYLDQTSDVKRTGTDACAKVIPAGADRADGQAVCATLDALIDAWGEGDADAYGRQFTEDATYTTYVGSHYEGRDDITQGHQALFKEFVKDTQLAASYLNLRFLGKDAAVVTTRGDDYTGDKPSATDLTKVQTYTLVRDTDGAWRVAAFQNTQRANVMERFSFLYAPETAPKAEK, translated from the coding sequence ATGAACGCCATGACCGCCAAGACCAAGAAGATCGTCAAGCGCTCCGCCCTGATCGCGGCCGCCGTCCTCGCCCTCGGGGCCGGCGGCGGGTACCTCTACCTCGACCAGACCTCCGACGTGAAGCGCACCGGCACGGATGCCTGCGCCAAGGTGATCCCGGCGGGCGCCGACCGGGCCGACGGCCAGGCCGTCTGCGCCACCCTCGATGCGCTCATCGACGCCTGGGGTGAGGGCGACGCGGACGCGTACGGCCGTCAGTTCACCGAGGACGCCACGTACACCACGTACGTCGGCAGCCACTACGAGGGCCGGGACGACATCACGCAGGGCCACCAGGCGCTGTTCAAGGAGTTCGTCAAGGACACGCAGCTCGCGGCGAGTTACCTCAACCTGCGCTTCCTCGGGAAGGACGCCGCCGTCGTCACCACGCGCGGCGACGACTACACCGGCGACAAGCCCAGCGCGACGGACCTGACCAAGGTCCAGACGTACACCCTGGTCCGCGACACGGACGGCGCCTGGCGCGTCGCGGCCTTCCAGAACACCCAGCGGGCGAACGTGATGGAGCGCTTCTCCTTCCTCTACGCCCCCGAGACGGCCCCGAAGGCGGAGAAGTGA
- a CDS encoding MarR family winged helix-turn-helix transcriptional regulator, which produces MAEMAEQDDRRAVFRDYVDAVGLHAMAGAEAAGLQASEWYALSRITLEGGLTSGELAAGTGLTTGATTRLIDRLERAGYVRRAADPADRRKVVVEAVPGALAEVEGAVGPARRRIGAVLAEFTPEQQDVLFAYFTRAAPAFREATNEIREATHGRKKDGKDGKDREGGKAKPR; this is translated from the coding sequence ATGGCGGAGATGGCAGAGCAGGACGACCGGCGTGCGGTCTTCCGGGACTACGTCGATGCCGTGGGGCTGCACGCCATGGCGGGCGCGGAGGCGGCCGGCCTCCAGGCGTCGGAGTGGTACGCGCTCAGCCGCATCACCCTGGAGGGCGGGCTCACCTCGGGCGAACTCGCGGCCGGGACAGGGCTCACGACGGGCGCGACGACCCGGCTGATCGACCGGCTGGAGCGCGCCGGATACGTACGCCGCGCCGCCGACCCGGCCGACCGGCGCAAGGTCGTGGTCGAGGCCGTACCCGGCGCGCTCGCGGAGGTCGAGGGGGCGGTGGGCCCGGCCCGGCGGCGGATCGGCGCGGTCCTCGCCGAGTTCACCCCGGAGCAACAGGACGTGCTCTTCGCCTACTTCACCCGCGCGGCCCCGGCGTTCCGCGAGGCGACGAACGAGATCCGCGAGGCCACGCACGGGCGCAAGAAGGACGGCAAGGACGGCAAGGACCGCGAGGGCGGCAAGGCGAAGCCCCGCTGA